CATCTTTGGTGATAATAGGCGATCCGAATTTTTTGTCAATGATCACATTACGACCTTTAGGGCCTAAAGTAACCTTAACTGCATTTGCTAAAGTATCTACCCCTTTTTTCAGGGCGTCACGTGCTTCAACGTTGTATTTAACTTGTTTTGCCATTTTTGTTGTTTTTAGTTGTGAGAGATTAGATATTAGATTTGAGTCTGTTTATCCTAAATGTCTTATCTAAGCCTCGACTTTTAATAGTTTCTTTTTAACATTCGATCTGGATTATGAGGGATTCTACTCTCTCATTCCTCAAATCTCATATTTCTTTTTACAATACTGCGTAGATATCAGATTCACGCATAATTAAATACTCCTTACCTTCATAGGTAATTTCTGTACCGGCATATTTGCCATATAAAACCTCGTCACCTACTTTAACAGTTAACGGCTCATCTTTTTTGCCATCTCCAACGGCAACTACAGTTCCTCTTTGAGGTTTTTCTTTAGCTGTGTCAGGGATATAGATACCTGATGCTGTTTTTTCTTCTGCAGGAGCAGCTTCAACTACTACTCTATCTGCGATAGGTTTGATATTTAATGCCATAGTAATTATGAATATTAGTTTGTTTCTCTTATCGTCAGATTTTATGCCAAAGGATACGCAACGTATCTTAATGTGTCTTATTTGTCAAAATTTCATCTGTTATATATTTCTGTTTAAATTGATTTAACCTTCCAGTGTCAAGCTGTCATGGAGTGGCAGTGTTGTGAGGCTAGGTAGGGGTATATAAAAAAAGCTGCCCCATTCGAGGACAGCTTTTCTTTATTCTTTTTTTCTGAATTTACTTCTTGCTGGTATCTTTTAACCCCGGCAAAGTGGTAGGAGCAATAGGAGCAGCCGGAGCCCCTTTGTTAATCTGCTTTTGAATTTCTTCTGCTTCAGAATTTCTTTCACCACCTTTTGGAATGACAACATTGATCAGCAGTACAATCACCATCAGGCTGATGATAAGGGTCCACGTGCCTTTTTCAAGGAAATCGCCTGTTCTCTGAACACCCATAATATTGTTGGAGCCTGCGAAGCCTGAAGTAAGGCCTCCTCCTTTTGGTTCCTGGATAAGTATAAGAAATGCTAATAATACACAAATGACAATTCCCAGGATGATAAGCACGTAAAACATAATATCTTATTTATTAACTGATTTTCTTTTCTAATTCTTCAATTTGACCGGCAAAGTAAAGCTTTTTATCCGGGAATTTCAAACTTAATTTCTTGTAAATTTCTATCGCTTTATGATAGAGCATCTGGTCTGTATAAATTTTAGCCAGGGTTTCTGATACAAGCTCGAAATTATCCTCGGCGCTTTTGCGGGCCTTGTTCTCTGTATCAAGTTTATTAGCGACAGGCGGCCTTATCTGAGGCTCCTCTTGTATAAACTTTTCTATTATTTTATCTTCTTTCTTTTTAAGCTCAAACTCTATGGTCGTGGCTGCTGCAGCGGCCTCAAAGGTATTCAGCTCGGGTTGAATATGAAATATATTCTCGATAATCTGCTGATTCAGTTCTCCTGCAGGTGTTCTTTTAAGGTGGTGTGGATTTCTTACGAAAGGCTGATATGTTGCTGCGTGCTCCTTCCGTGTTTTATGAAGCCACCATAAGAACGTGTACGGCATTGTGTCATCGTCATATTTGGCTATATCTGAGTCATGTCCAATGCCTGGAGTTATCACTTCCCCGCTCACCGCTTTCCCTAATTCCGCTCCCTGAAGCGGATCTATAGGAGAACGGTCAAAAATAAAGTAATCCGAAGCTGCAATGCTTTCCAGGGCTATGGCGTTATTGCCTTCAATAACTTCTGTGGCCTCCTGCGGCTTCGCTTCTTCCTCTACCTCTTCAGAAATTTCAGTTACTTCTTCTATCAGATGTTCAACAACAGGGACCACCGTTTCTATAGCAATACCTTCAACCGGAGTTACATAAAGTATTTCACTATCATGAGGAATCTGGCTGTCTTCGGCGCCTTCAATAATAACTCCAGTCGTTTCCTCCTCCGT
The window above is part of the Arcticibacter tournemirensis genome. Proteins encoded here:
- the secG gene encoding preprotein translocase subunit SecG — its product is MFYVLIILGIVICVLLAFLILIQEPKGGGLTSGFAGSNNIMGVQRTGDFLEKGTWTLIISLMVIVLLINVVIPKGGERNSEAEEIQKQINKGAPAAPIAPTTLPGLKDTSKK
- a CDS encoding co-chaperone GroES, whose protein sequence is MALNIKPIADRVVVEAAPAEEKTASGIYIPDTAKEKPQRGTVVAVGDGKKDEPLTVKVGDEVLYGKYAGTEITYEGKEYLIMRESDIYAVL